One window of the Klebsiella oxytoca genome contains the following:
- the xylB gene encoding xylulokinase: MYLGIDLGTSEVKALVIDENNEVIASHSAPLSIQRPHPHWSEQSPQSWWEATEYLMTTLREKCAQHWPAIKAIGLSGQMHGAVLLDAAGEVIRPAILWNDTRCAGECDELEDMAPELHQVAGNLAMPGFTAPKLLWVRRHEPQNFQRTATVLLPKDYLRYRMTGKKVSDMSDAAGTLWLDVAKRDWSDSLLDKCGLSRSHMPSLVEGCEVSATLDPQVAERWGLNASVVVAGGGGDNAVSAIGVGAVSPGDAFISLGTSGVLFVVTDAYRPAPQSAVHAFCHVLPNLWHQMSVMLSAASCLQWFCRLTGTTEVALLEEIAELSEEEKAHAPFFLPYLSGERTPHNDPDARGMFWGMTHSSLRAQLGYAVLEGVSFGINDGLRVLKETGTQIEQCSLVGGGARSPFWAQLLADILDMPVVTHKGGETGGALGAARLACLAAGKPVAAVCEKPEVWQTWRADPLRHQTLMQRYAQFNALYLNDLNYRQH, translated from the coding sequence ATGTATCTGGGTATCGATCTCGGCACATCGGAAGTAAAAGCGCTGGTCATTGATGAGAACAATGAGGTTATCGCCAGCCATAGCGCGCCGCTCAGTATTCAGCGGCCCCATCCGCACTGGTCAGAACAATCACCGCAATCGTGGTGGGAGGCGACGGAGTATCTGATGACCACGCTGCGGGAAAAATGCGCGCAGCACTGGCCGGCAATCAAAGCCATTGGCCTTTCCGGGCAGATGCACGGCGCGGTTCTGCTGGATGCGGCCGGGGAGGTGATTCGTCCGGCAATCCTGTGGAATGACACCCGCTGCGCCGGGGAGTGCGACGAGCTGGAGGATATGGCGCCGGAGCTGCATCAGGTGGCAGGAAATCTGGCGATGCCGGGCTTTACCGCACCGAAGCTGCTGTGGGTGCGCCGTCACGAGCCGCAAAACTTTCAGCGCACCGCTACGGTGCTGCTGCCGAAGGATTATCTGCGCTACCGGATGACCGGGAAGAAAGTCTCCGATATGTCGGATGCCGCCGGAACGCTGTGGCTGGACGTGGCGAAGCGCGACTGGTCTGATTCGCTGCTGGATAAATGCGGTCTGTCGCGCAGCCATATGCCGTCGCTGGTTGAGGGCTGCGAAGTTTCCGCAACGCTCGATCCGCAGGTGGCCGAGCGCTGGGGGCTTAACGCTTCGGTGGTAGTCGCCGGCGGCGGTGGTGATAACGCGGTCAGCGCTATCGGCGTCGGCGCGGTCTCGCCGGGGGATGCGTTTATTTCGCTCGGTACCTCCGGCGTGCTGTTTGTGGTGACCGACGCCTATCGTCCGGCTCCGCAGTCGGCGGTGCACGCGTTTTGCCACGTGCTGCCAAATCTGTGGCATCAGATGAGCGTGATGCTCAGCGCCGCCAGCTGTTTACAGTGGTTCTGCCGCCTGACCGGCACTACCGAAGTGGCGCTGCTGGAGGAGATTGCTGAGCTTAGCGAGGAAGAGAAAGCCCATGCGCCGTTTTTCTTGCCCTATCTCTCCGGTGAACGTACCCCGCATAACGATCCTGACGCGCGCGGTATGTTCTGGGGAATGACCCACTCCAGCCTGCGCGCTCAGCTCGGCTATGCGGTACTGGAAGGGGTGAGCTTCGGTATCAACGATGGCCTGCGGGTATTGAAAGAGACCGGCACGCAGATCGAGCAATGCTCGCTGGTTGGCGGCGGCGCCCGCAGTCCGTTCTGGGCGCAGCTGCTGGCCGATATTCTCGACATGCCGGTGGTGACCCACAAAGGCGGAGAGACGGGCGGCGCGCTGGGCGCGGCGCGGCTGGCCTGCCTGGCGGCAGGTAAACCGGTTGCGGCAGTGTGTGAAAAACCGGAGGTATGGCAGACCTGGCGCGCGGATCCGCTACGCCATCAAACCCTGATGCAACGCTACGCGCAGTTTAATGCCTTGTATTTAAACGATCTGAACTATCGGCAGCATTAA
- the dalD gene encoding D-arabinitol 4-dehydrogenase, with translation MNNQFTWLHIGLGSFHRAHQAWYLHRLIASGDRRWHIAAGNIRNDAEQVVQALAAQGGRYVLETVSPEGEREYEEITSIQKLLPWQAGLQPLINEGANPQTKVIAFTVTEGGYYLNTSHKLETSNPDLQADLQGECKTIYGTIARILEKRMADNAGPLTLLNCDNVRHNGERFHDGMVEFLQLTGKQAVIDWMAANTTCPNTMVDRITPRPAADLPARIKAQTGIDDKAPVMGETFIQWVVENKFRDERPNLEAVGVEMVESVIPYEEAKIRILNSSHSCIAWAGTLIGQQYIHESTLTDFIYAIADRYVTEDVIPCLGDNGIDLPTYRDVVLKRFTNPYIQDTNQRVAADGFSKIPAMIAPTLQECYQRGVRPQATAMLPALFFVFMEQWHKGTLPYQYQDGILDAQAVHEMFESSDPVALYARDKALFGTLADNADFLALMREKVAAVYALIK, from the coding sequence ATGAACAATCAATTCACATGGCTTCACATTGGTCTGGGTTCTTTTCATCGCGCGCATCAGGCGTGGTATCTGCATCGTCTGATTGCTTCCGGAGATCGGCGCTGGCACATCGCGGCGGGGAATATCCGTAACGACGCCGAGCAGGTGGTGCAGGCGCTGGCGGCGCAGGGTGGGCGCTACGTACTGGAAACCGTCAGCCCGGAAGGGGAGCGCGAATATGAAGAAATTACCTCTATCCAGAAACTGCTGCCGTGGCAGGCGGGGCTGCAGCCGCTGATTAACGAAGGGGCAAACCCGCAGACCAAAGTTATCGCTTTCACCGTAACGGAAGGGGGTTACTACCTGAATACCAGCCATAAGCTGGAAACCAGTAACCCCGATTTGCAGGCCGACCTGCAAGGAGAGTGCAAAACCATTTACGGCACCATCGCGCGAATTCTGGAAAAACGCATGGCGGACAACGCAGGGCCGCTGACCCTGCTGAACTGCGATAACGTGCGGCATAACGGCGAGCGCTTCCACGACGGTATGGTTGAGTTCCTGCAGCTAACCGGCAAACAGGCGGTGATTGACTGGATGGCCGCCAATACCACCTGTCCGAACACCATGGTGGACCGCATCACTCCGCGTCCGGCGGCCGATCTGCCGGCACGTATCAAAGCGCAAACCGGCATTGATGATAAAGCGCCGGTGATGGGTGAGACCTTTATCCAGTGGGTGGTGGAAAATAAGTTCCGCGACGAACGGCCGAATCTGGAAGCGGTTGGCGTGGAGATGGTTGAGTCGGTTATCCCTTATGAAGAGGCCAAAATCCGCATCCTGAACTCTTCGCATAGCTGCATTGCGTGGGCGGGGACGTTAATTGGCCAGCAGTATATTCATGAAAGTACGCTGACCGATTTTATCTACGCCATTGCCGACCGCTACGTTACGGAAGACGTTATTCCGTGCCTCGGCGATAACGGCATTGATCTGCCGACCTATCGCGACGTGGTGCTCAAGCGCTTTACCAACCCGTATATCCAGGACACCAACCAGCGCGTTGCCGCCGATGGTTTCTCAAAGATTCCGGCAATGATCGCGCCAACCCTGCAGGAGTGCTACCAGCGCGGCGTCCGCCCGCAAGCGACCGCCATGCTGCCCGCGCTGTTCTTCGTCTTTATGGAGCAGTGGCACAAGGGAACCCTGCCGTATCAGTATCAGGACGGCATCCTCGACGCTCAGGCGGTACATGAAATGTTTGAATCCAGCGATCCGGTGGCGCTTTACGCCCGCGATAAAGCCCTGTTTGGCACACTTGCCGACAACGCTGACTTCCTGGCGCTGATGCGCGAGAAGGTCGCCGCAGTTTACGCGCTGATTAAATAA
- a CDS encoding sugar-binding transcriptional regulator gives MSKEDDIRMDQKVRAAWMYYIAGQNQSEIASQLGTSRPVVQRLIAAAKEEGIVSISLHHPVANCLDYAQLLQEKYQLIECNIVPAFSDESTLDSVSFGCYQLMARYLQDDNEKIIGLGSGLTLKKALQRIDFDSLNTRCVALISAMDADGQCNYYDDVPLLLTSKIKAKYYQWPAPRYAQTQDEHNMWCTSRLFRSVSAVARRADVIFVGIGPLGTQSPIFKDGFINQAQMDELTARGGIGEIMGRFIDAEGGVVDSEINRMITSYDIRQNACPRIAVACGEYKRPAILAALKGGWINGLVTDEHTARWLLTR, from the coding sequence ATGAGCAAAGAAGATGATATCCGTATGGATCAGAAGGTCCGCGCCGCGTGGATGTACTACATCGCCGGGCAGAATCAGAGCGAAATCGCCAGCCAGCTCGGTACGTCGCGGCCCGTGGTGCAGCGGCTGATCGCCGCCGCAAAAGAAGAAGGGATTGTGTCGATAAGTTTGCATCATCCGGTGGCGAACTGCCTCGATTATGCGCAGTTGTTGCAGGAAAAATATCAGCTTATCGAATGCAATATCGTGCCCGCCTTTAGCGATGAAAGCACCCTCGATAGCGTATCGTTCGGCTGCTATCAGCTGATGGCCCGCTATCTGCAGGATGATAACGAGAAAATCATCGGTCTGGGCTCCGGTCTGACCCTGAAAAAAGCGCTGCAGCGCATCGACTTCGATAGCCTGAATACCCGCTGCGTGGCGCTGATCAGCGCCATGGACGCCGACGGTCAGTGTAACTATTACGATGATGTCCCGCTGTTGCTGACCAGCAAAATCAAAGCAAAGTACTATCAGTGGCCCGCGCCGCGCTACGCGCAGACCCAGGATGAGCACAACATGTGGTGTACCAGCCGACTGTTCCGCAGCGTCTCCGCCGTCGCCCGCCGGGCGGACGTTATTTTTGTCGGCATTGGGCCATTAGGCACGCAAAGCCCTATCTTCAAAGATGGCTTTATTAATCAGGCGCAGATGGATGAGCTAACCGCCCGCGGCGGCATCGGCGAGATCATGGGGCGCTTTATCGATGCCGAAGGCGGCGTGGTTGATAGCGAAATCAACCGAATGATCACCAGCTACGACATTCGCCAGAACGCGTGTCCGCGTATCGCGGTAGCGTGCGGAGAATACAAACGCCCGGCGATTCTGGCGGCGCTTAAGGGCGGCTGGATCAACGGTCTGGTCACCGATGAACACACCGCCCGCTGGCTGCTGACGCGTTAA
- a CDS encoding substrate-binding domain-containing protein has translation MKKITIYDLAELSGVSASAVSAILNGNWKKRRISAKLAEKVTRIAEEQGYAINRQASMLRSKKSHVIGMIVPKYDNRYFGSVAERFEEMARERGLLPIITCTRRSPELEIEAVKAMLSWQVDWVVATGATNPDKITALCQQAGVPVVNLDLPGSIAPSVISDNYGGAKALTLKILANSAGRRGKLAPLTFIGGRSSDHNTAERLRGFHDAHREQGLSVPQENILAPGYSKGKVEACLQERFGTAQTQLQGVFVNSTISLEGVVRWLSQAGLTGSEQPPMGCFDWDPFVYLLGHDIDMVQQDVPAMLEAVFQIIDSGDASPQRIEIPPLLMSSR, from the coding sequence ATGAAGAAAATAACGATTTACGACCTGGCTGAATTATCCGGCGTTTCGGCGAGCGCGGTGAGCGCCATTCTTAACGGCAACTGGAAAAAGCGCCGCATCAGCGCAAAGCTTGCCGAAAAGGTAACGCGGATTGCCGAAGAGCAGGGATATGCAATCAACCGCCAGGCCAGCATGCTGCGCAGTAAAAAATCGCACGTCATTGGCATGATTGTCCCCAAATACGATAACCGCTATTTTGGCTCGGTTGCCGAGCGCTTTGAGGAGATGGCCCGCGAGCGGGGCCTGCTGCCGATTATCACCTGTACACGCCGTAGCCCGGAGCTGGAAATTGAAGCGGTAAAGGCAATGCTCTCCTGGCAGGTCGACTGGGTGGTGGCTACCGGCGCCACCAACCCGGACAAAATTACCGCCTTATGCCAGCAGGCGGGGGTTCCGGTAGTCAATCTCGACCTGCCGGGTTCTATTGCGCCATCGGTGATTTCGGATAACTACGGCGGCGCGAAGGCGCTGACCCTGAAGATCCTCGCGAATAGCGCCGGGCGCCGGGGGAAGCTGGCACCGCTGACTTTTATCGGCGGGCGCAGCAGCGACCATAACACCGCCGAACGTTTACGCGGCTTTCACGATGCCCACCGTGAACAAGGGCTGAGCGTACCGCAGGAAAACATCCTGGCCCCCGGTTATTCGAAAGGTAAAGTGGAAGCCTGTCTGCAGGAGCGCTTTGGCACCGCGCAGACCCAGCTACAGGGGGTATTTGTTAATTCGACAATCTCGCTGGAAGGGGTGGTGAGGTGGCTATCGCAGGCGGGACTCACCGGCAGCGAGCAGCCGCCGATGGGCTGCTTTGACTGGGACCCGTTTGTCTATCTACTGGGACACGATATCGACATGGTCCAGCAGGACGTTCCGGCAATGCTGGAAGCGGTGTTTCAGATTATCGATTCCGGCGATGCCAGCCCGCAGCGGATTGAAATCCCGCCGCTGTTGATGAGCAGCCGCTGA
- a CDS encoding SDR family oxidoreductase: MNHSVSSMNTSLNGKVAAITGAASGIGLECAKTLLGAGAKVVLIDREGEKLNKIVAELGENAFALQVDLMQADQVDNILQGILNLTGRLDIFHANAGAYIGGPVAEGDPDVWDRVLHLNTNAAFRCVRSVLPHLIAQKSGDIIFTSSIAGVVPVIWEPIYTASKFAVQAFVHTTRRQVSQYGVRVGAVLPGPVVTALLDDWPKAKMDEALANGSLMQPIEVAESVLFMVTRSKNVTVRDIVILPNSVDL, from the coding sequence ATGAACCACTCTGTCTCCTCTATGAATACTTCCCTTAACGGCAAAGTCGCCGCGATCACCGGCGCGGCATCCGGGATCGGCCTCGAGTGCGCGAAAACCCTGCTGGGGGCTGGCGCAAAAGTGGTGCTTATCGACCGCGAAGGCGAAAAGCTCAACAAAATCGTCGCCGAACTCGGCGAAAACGCCTTCGCCCTGCAGGTCGATCTGATGCAGGCGGACCAGGTTGATAACATTCTGCAAGGTATTTTGAACCTTACCGGACGTCTCGATATTTTCCACGCTAACGCCGGTGCCTACATCGGCGGACCGGTGGCCGAAGGCGACCCGGACGTCTGGGACCGCGTACTGCATCTCAACACCAACGCCGCCTTCCGCTGCGTGCGCAGCGTCCTGCCGCATCTGATCGCGCAAAAATCCGGGGATATTATTTTCACCAGCTCTATCGCAGGCGTGGTGCCGGTTATCTGGGAGCCCATCTATACCGCGTCGAAATTTGCCGTCCAGGCGTTTGTTCATACCACCCGCCGCCAGGTTTCGCAGTACGGCGTACGCGTGGGTGCCGTCCTGCCTGGCCCGGTGGTTACCGCTCTGCTGGACGACTGGCCGAAAGCCAAAATGGACGAAGCGCTGGCCAACGGCAGCCTGATGCAGCCGATTGAAGTCGCCGAGTCGGTGCTGTTTATGGTGACGCGTTCGAAAAACGTCACCGTACGCGACATTGTTATCCTGCCTAACAGCGTAGATCTCTGA
- a CDS encoding FGGY-family carbohydrate kinase produces MQSDNQNIIGVDVGSGSVRAGVFNLQGELLAHATREITLFRSAGSVVEQSSREIWQAVCYCIKTAVANASVEPSSIAGIGFDATCSLVVVGENNAPLAVGPSEDPDRNIIVWMDHRATGQAEKINATGHPVLQYVGGKISPEMETPKILWLKENRPHIYQQAHHFFDLADYLTWRSTGDLARSVCTVTCKWTYLAHEKRWDAGYFRQIGLEELAEEDFVRIGQRIVDPGTPCGDGLCAAAAAEMGLPVGTPVAVGMIDAHAGGIGTVGVLNGAVNNMAYVFGTSSCTMTTTQEAVFVPGVWGPYYSAMVPGYWLNEGGQSAAGAAIDQLLSFHPAAAEAREQAKAAGLPLPVWLADRVLAQVASPSEAVTLAAGLHVVPEFLGNRAPLADPHAKALIAGLGMERDLDNLTALYVAGLCGIGYGLRQILDAQRACGIESENIVISGGAGQHPLVRQLLADACGVTVVSTASSEPVLLGSAILGAVAGKVAASLPEAMKQFTKVDTTYHSETAFSPLHQRRYEAYKALQQAGRLIRE; encoded by the coding sequence ATGCAAAGCGATAATCAAAACATTATTGGGGTAGATGTCGGTTCGGGCAGCGTTCGCGCGGGTGTATTCAATCTGCAAGGCGAGCTCCTCGCCCATGCTACCCGTGAGATCACCCTTTTCCGCAGCGCCGGAAGCGTGGTTGAACAATCGAGCCGCGAGATCTGGCAGGCGGTGTGCTACTGCATTAAAACGGCGGTGGCTAACGCCAGCGTTGAGCCGTCGTCGATTGCCGGTATCGGCTTCGATGCCACCTGCTCGCTGGTCGTGGTTGGCGAAAACAACGCGCCGCTGGCGGTGGGGCCTTCGGAAGACCCGGATCGCAATATTATTGTCTGGATGGATCATCGTGCGACCGGACAGGCGGAAAAGATCAACGCTACGGGCCACCCGGTACTGCAATACGTCGGCGGTAAAATTTCTCCGGAAATGGAGACGCCGAAAATTCTGTGGTTAAAGGAAAATCGCCCGCACATCTATCAGCAGGCGCATCATTTCTTCGATCTCGCTGATTATCTCACCTGGCGCTCAACCGGCGATTTAGCCCGCTCGGTGTGCACCGTGACCTGTAAATGGACCTATCTGGCACATGAAAAACGCTGGGATGCCGGGTATTTCCGCCAGATTGGCCTTGAAGAGCTGGCGGAGGAAGATTTTGTCCGCATCGGCCAGCGAATTGTCGATCCGGGAACGCCATGCGGAGACGGTCTTTGTGCGGCGGCGGCGGCTGAAATGGGCCTGCCGGTCGGTACGCCGGTAGCGGTCGGTATGATTGATGCCCACGCGGGCGGCATTGGCACCGTCGGCGTACTTAACGGCGCGGTCAACAATATGGCCTACGTCTTCGGCACCTCTTCCTGCACCATGACCACCACTCAGGAGGCGGTTTTCGTACCCGGCGTCTGGGGGCCTTACTATTCGGCGATGGTGCCGGGCTACTGGCTGAATGAAGGCGGGCAAAGCGCCGCCGGTGCGGCTATCGACCAGCTGCTGAGCTTCCATCCGGCAGCGGCGGAGGCTCGGGAACAGGCGAAGGCCGCAGGGCTTCCCCTGCCGGTATGGCTGGCGGATCGCGTGCTGGCGCAGGTTGCTTCTCCTTCCGAGGCGGTAACGCTGGCCGCCGGTCTGCACGTCGTGCCCGAGTTTCTCGGTAACCGCGCGCCGCTTGCCGACCCACACGCTAAGGCGCTGATTGCCGGACTGGGGATGGAACGGGATCTTGATAATCTGACCGCGCTGTACGTCGCCGGATTATGCGGTATTGGCTACGGCCTGCGGCAGATCCTTGACGCCCAGCGCGCCTGCGGGATTGAGAGTGAAAATATCGTCATCAGCGGCGGTGCGGGACAGCATCCGCTGGTGCGCCAACTGCTGGCCGATGCCTGCGGCGTTACGGTAGTTAGCACCGCCAGCAGCGAACCTGTGCTGTTAGGCTCTGCCATCCTTGGCGCCGTTGCGGGCAAAGTCGCCGCCTCGCTGCCGGAGGCCATGAAGCAGTTCACTAAGGTGGATACCACCTATCACAGCGAGACTGCGTTTAGCCCGCTACATCAGCGCAGGTATGAGGCCTACAAGGCGCTACAACAGGCCGGCAGGCTGATTCGCGAATAA
- a CDS encoding RbtT/DalT/CsbX family MFS transporter, which yields MSINNKQWFGLPLNLIWGYVAIAVFMTGDGFELAFLSHYIKELGFTPAQASFAFTLYGLAAALSAWVSGVVAEIITPRKTMMIGFVLWCVFHVLFLVFGLGRANYALILLFYGIRGLAYPLFLYSFIVAIIHNVRSDSSSSALGWFWAVYSVGIGVFGSYIPSFTIPHIGEMGTLWLALVFCATGGIIALVSMRNTETPRHMQNLTTREKFSELGRAVTLIYTNRSILFSSIVRIINTLSLFGFAVIMPMMFVDELGFTTSEWLQVWAAFFFTTIFSNVFWGIVAEKMGWMKVIRWFGCIGMALSSLAFYYLPQHFGHNFAMALVPAIALGIFVAAFVPMAAVFPALEPNHKGAAISVYNLSAGLSNFLAPAIAVVLLPYFSTIGVVIAYTALYILAFFLCPLIRVEQPGFTTAQDAEPLTANVAES from the coding sequence ATGTCCATTAATAACAAACAGTGGTTCGGTTTACCGCTAAATCTTATCTGGGGATACGTCGCCATCGCCGTGTTTATGACCGGCGACGGCTTTGAGCTGGCTTTTCTGTCGCACTACATCAAAGAACTGGGGTTCACCCCGGCGCAGGCTTCATTTGCCTTCACCCTCTACGGCCTGGCCGCCGCGCTGTCGGCGTGGGTCTCCGGCGTGGTAGCAGAAATCATCACTCCACGTAAAACCATGATGATCGGCTTCGTGCTGTGGTGCGTGTTCCACGTGCTGTTCCTCGTCTTCGGCCTCGGTCGTGCGAACTATGCGCTGATCCTGCTGTTTTACGGTATCCGCGGCCTGGCCTACCCGCTGTTCCTCTACTCGTTTATCGTCGCCATTATCCACAACGTCCGCAGCGACAGCTCCAGCTCTGCGCTGGGCTGGTTCTGGGCGGTCTACTCAGTGGGCATCGGCGTGTTCGGCAGCTATATTCCGAGCTTCACCATTCCGCACATTGGCGAAATGGGTACCCTGTGGCTGGCGCTGGTCTTCTGCGCCACCGGCGGCATCATTGCGCTGGTGTCGATGCGTAATACCGAAACGCCGCGCCATATGCAGAATCTCACCACCCGCGAAAAATTCTCCGAGCTGGGTCGCGCGGTGACGCTTATCTATACCAACCGCAGCATCCTGTTTTCCAGCATCGTACGTATTATTAATACCCTGTCGCTGTTTGGTTTTGCGGTAATTATGCCGATGATGTTCGTTGATGAACTCGGTTTTACCACGTCGGAATGGCTACAGGTCTGGGCGGCATTCTTCTTCACCACCATCTTTTCTAACGTTTTCTGGGGGATCGTGGCGGAGAAAATGGGCTGGATGAAGGTGATTCGCTGGTTCGGCTGCATCGGTATGGCGCTCTCCAGCCTGGCGTTCTATTACCTGCCGCAGCACTTCGGCCATAACTTTGCCATGGCGCTGGTACCGGCTATTGCATTGGGTATATTCGTCGCCGCGTTCGTGCCAATGGCGGCGGTATTCCCGGCGCTGGAACCGAACCATAAAGGCGCGGCGATTTCGGTCTATAACCTGTCGGCGGGACTATCAAACTTCCTCGCCCCTGCTATTGCGGTGGTACTGCTGCCCTATTTCAGCACCATCGGCGTGGTGATTGCCTATACCGCCCTGTATATTCTGGCCTTCTTCCTGTGCCCGCTTATCCGCGTCGAACAGCCAGGTTTTACAACCGCTCAGGACGCAGAACCGCTCACCGCCAACGTGGCAGAGTCTTAA
- the fbaB gene encoding class I fructose-bisphosphate aldolase — translation MTDITQLLGKDADTLLQHRCMTIPADQLYLPGSDYVDRVMVDNNRPPAVLRNMQTLYNTGRLAGTGYLSILPVDQGVEHSAGASFAANPLYFDPKNIVELAIEAGCNCVASTYGVLASVSRRYAHRIPFLVKLNHNETLSYPTEYDQTLYASVEQAFNMGAVAVGATIYFGSEQSRRQIEEISAAFERAHELGLVTVLWAYLRNPAFKKDGVDYHVSADLTGQANHLAATIGADIVKQKMAENNGGYKAVNFGYTDDRVYSKLTSDNPIDLVRYQLANCYMGRAGLINSGGAAGGETDLSDAVRTAVINKRAGGMGLILGRKAFKKSMADGVKLINAVQDVYLDGKVTIA, via the coding sequence ATGACTGATATTACGCAGTTGCTTGGCAAAGATGCCGACACGCTTTTACAGCACCGCTGTATGACTATTCCAGCCGACCAGCTCTATTTGCCGGGATCGGACTACGTCGATCGAGTGATGGTGGATAACAATCGTCCACCGGCGGTGCTGCGTAATATGCAAACCCTGTATAACACCGGGCGTCTGGCGGGAACCGGATATCTGTCCATTCTGCCGGTCGACCAGGGCGTAGAACATTCCGCCGGCGCCTCTTTTGCCGCCAACCCGCTGTACTTTGACCCGAAAAATATCGTTGAGCTGGCTATTGAAGCCGGTTGTAACTGCGTGGCCTCTACCTATGGCGTACTGGCCTCGGTATCTCGCCGCTATGCGCACCGCATCCCCTTCCTGGTCAAGCTGAACCACAACGAAACGCTGAGCTATCCGACCGAATACGATCAGACGCTGTACGCCAGCGTTGAGCAGGCGTTCAATATGGGCGCCGTGGCGGTAGGGGCGACGATCTATTTCGGGTCCGAACAGTCCCGTCGTCAGATTGAAGAAATTTCCGCCGCTTTTGAACGCGCGCACGAGCTTGGTCTGGTGACCGTGCTGTGGGCCTATCTGCGTAATCCGGCGTTTAAGAAAGATGGCGTCGATTATCATGTTTCCGCTGACTTAACCGGTCAGGCCAACCACCTGGCGGCGACCATTGGCGCGGATATCGTGAAGCAGAAAATGGCGGAAAATAACGGCGGCTATAAAGCGGTGAATTTCGGCTATACCGATGACCGGGTTTACAGCAAATTGACCAGCGATAACCCGATTGATCTGGTGCGCTATCAGCTGGCCAACTGCTATATGGGTCGTGCCGGGCTGATTAACTCCGGCGGTGCGGCGGGCGGCGAAACCGATCTGTCCGACGCCGTACGTACGGCTGTTATCAATAAACGCGCGGGCGGCATGGGGCTGATTCTGGGCCGTAAGGCGTTTAAAAAATCGATGGCCGACGGCGTGAAGCTGATTAACGCCGTACAGGATGTTTATCTGGACGGCAAAGTCACTATCGCATAA
- the thiD gene encoding bifunctional hydroxymethylpyrimidine kinase/phosphomethylpyrimidine kinase — protein MKRINALTIAGTDPSGGAGIQADLKTFSALGAYGCSVITALVAQNTRGVQSVYRIEPDFVAAQLDSVFSDVRIDTTKIGMLAETDIVEAVAERLARYQIKNVVLDTVMLAKSGDPLLSVSAIQTLRQRLLPQVSLITPNLPEAAALLDAPHARTEQEMLEQGRALLGMGCGAVLMKGGHLDDAESPDWLFTREEELRFTAPRVQTKNTHGTGCTLSAALAALRPRYDGWGQTVAEAKGWLSAALAQADSLEVGHGIGPVHHFHAWW, from the coding sequence GTGAAACGAATTAATGCGTTAACTATCGCCGGTACCGACCCGAGCGGCGGCGCGGGGATCCAGGCGGATCTCAAAACCTTCTCGGCGCTGGGCGCTTACGGCTGCTCGGTCATCACCGCGCTGGTGGCGCAAAATACCCGTGGCGTGCAGTCGGTTTACCGCATTGAGCCCGATTTTGTCGCCGCGCAGCTCGATTCGGTATTCAGCGATGTGCGCATTGATACCACTAAAATTGGCATGCTGGCGGAAACCGATATTGTCGAGGCGGTAGCGGAGCGGCTGGCGCGTTATCAGATTAAAAACGTAGTTCTGGATACCGTGATGCTGGCAAAAAGCGGTGACCCGCTGCTATCCGTTTCGGCGATACAAACGCTGCGTCAGCGCCTGTTGCCGCAGGTGTCGCTGATTACTCCAAATCTGCCCGAAGCGGCGGCGCTGCTGGATGCACCGCATGCCAGAACGGAACAGGAGATGCTGGAGCAGGGCAGAGCGCTGCTGGGAATGGGCTGCGGAGCGGTATTAATGAAAGGCGGCCATCTCGATGATGCGGAAAGCCCGGACTGGCTTTTTACCCGCGAAGAGGAGCTGCGCTTTACCGCGCCGAGGGTGCAGACCAAAAATACTCATGGTACCGGTTGTACGCTGTCGGCGGCGCTGGCGGCCCTGCGTCCGCGCTACGATGGCTGGGGACAAACCGTAGCGGAAGCCAAAGGCTGGCTGTCGGCAGCGCTGGCGCAGGCGGATTCGCTGGAGGTGGGGCACGGTATCGGCCCGGTCCATCATTTCCACGCCTGGTGGTAA